The following DNA comes from Pleuronectes platessa chromosome 9, fPlePla1.1, whole genome shotgun sequence.
CACAAACACGAAGAGGTCGGGACCTGAATATATACCCCTTCGAATGCGGAATATTCCTTAGTCACGGTGCTGAAATTTTGGGACTTAACATGGAGCTcagacagaggcagacacaAACCTGGAGCCTAACAAACTCTCTTCGGAAGTCGATTTATCaaccatatttatttattaaactcCACGTTGTTCACAAGCTCACAGAGCTGATGGGAGAAATATTCAGATGAGCCCTTCGTCACGGCAGCCTGATTGGTTGACTACAGGCGCGAGACCAAAAGCTCCACCCACAACCCCCCTCTCAGAGCTCTGTTTCATTGTTCACGCTGGGCAAATTCCTGTGGGGGGGAAGGGTGTTCCAGACTCCCCTATCCTTAATATTATTGAAATGCTATTGCCTAAATAAGTGTAAGTAGTAACATTATGTAACACTAGCTCCCTCCCTCTTGCTGTGTTACTGACTTCCTGTAAGTCGCagacacaggaagacacaggaagacacagtgagagagaccgagacacagtgagagagaCCGAGACACAGTGAGAGATAGAGCGGACTGTGTGTTTCCATTGAGAAGCAGCAGCCCTGGTGAAGAGGTTGGGGTTAGGGCTGGGGTTGGCCCCAAAACCACAGAAAAGTGCTGTGTTTCTGTCGTGTGTCATTGTGAAATAATGTGTGTACAGTAAGGTCAACTGTGTTGTTAAAGCTGTCGCCTTCTTCCAGTTCGTTCTGTTAGGAGTTTATATTTAGCTGGAGTCTGTGTTTGACTGAAACTCTATAtaaagaaaggagggggggaaAGCAGGAGCCGCCTGGGCCAGATATAAGGCCTCTATACAAatcattaataataaccttttgatctctgtgtttaatatttggaATTAGCTAGAAATGTATGTGCGTCAAAAAAgctggtcagtctcacacctgtcttgataagaGAGCCGAGAAATTTTGTTATGATTCATTTGGTGCAGCCGAGGGAGCAGGAACATTACATTTTCTACTCAAGGCTAGTTTTCTAACGTTTATTCTAactgttgcgggtggaaatcaaaggagaggagtcgtcgttctcaagttgaagttaagcaagtttattcagaggtcacaggtcaggaaaacgcggtgtccagcaattgaacatgcatgggtctctagttctacgcaggaggctgcacaggaagaaagacgcttaaacagagtgcgcacatagattatatattgttatattgggcgtgactggggttcgtcttggattggtcaaaactagatggaggccgctgcatctagacgggacagtgcctcatcctcttggaatgacgcgtgatgaagatgtcgtacgtgcactccgttgtcgtggttaccagaggtgataatgttgctgtatcagtgcagctgcgttagtgtgctatctgggagagattgtgggccaaggtctactcactgtctctgtgcgaactgaatcagggagctgggatgtgtgatataaagtgttgactatgagtaaaaggtataaggaatatatgtggtatatcaatatgagtatgtattatgtgtttggtgtatgtcaatatgtgtatgtgttatgtgtttggtgtttggtgtatgtcaataccTGTGATATGAAAATGATAAAGATTCAAGTTCTTCATTCATGTCTCTTGCGGAATGTTAAAGGAATTTGCAAATTCCATGTGACCAGAGGCAGAATGTTGCACAAAGCAAAAAAGTTCATGTAACAAcatcacacaaatacatttacaaaatattcAGAATTTCTGGCATTATGAAAATAACTGAAAATAAACTGAGGTTTTCTTCCTCCACTGCTtgaaatgctttaaaaatgttttatcctCACATGATCAGAAATTCAGCTACATCAATCTATATCAAAATTCTCACAACAAATGATGAGGTTATGTTTGGTTATTTGGTAAAAAAGTGCATCTGTTCATAATCCAGAGATTTCTGAGTCgatctctgtgttttcatcttcaggaaaataaagttttctaCATCACCAAGCTGacgtctcacctgtctcctctgccTGTTTGCCCAAAATGTGCAAGTAAGACCAGACAGAATAAAAAGGAGAAGACGATAAAACAGtatctggatattttccagCTGTGAAatgaacctgtctgtgtccccccccccccccacacacacacacagataagacGTTCTCTGGCATTATGGACCACGACAAGTTGTTCAAATCCGAGAACGGTCGCAGCTTCAACTGCGAATCTGAGAGTTTGCTGCTGATGTCGTCCGAGCTGAGGATCAAACTGGTCCCGCTGCAGTTTCAGGCCTTCACTCTGCTCAACGGACGCTATGGAAAAGGTGAGCGAGCAGAACCACGGCCTGGAAGTGATCGTACGGAACTGAATATAGTTctgcaaattaaaatgatatttcaGACTCTAAAATAGTAAATGGTCTCTGGCCTGTAGCACTTGTTTAGGGTTGGTGAGCAATCAAAGTGCTTTTCAGTACAAGTCGCATTCATCCAATCACACACTTTTGATCCAGATGTCAGGAACCGGGTTTCGAACTATAAacattctggttagtggacaaacCGCTCCTCCCCTTGGGCCACAATGTGTCAGGGCCCCTGCCTCACCTGCcttctagtttctctctctctctttctctctctctcgcttgttGCAGGTGGCGTCACTAATTATTGATGAGGTCCTggtgtgctggagttggggctttgattgaccagctgcctttataagctccactcctgctctcagtcggTGCCGGACTATAGACTAAGCTTAGTCAGTTTATACAGCCAAAGAATCAAGTTAGACTCTGAAGCCTGTTTGTTCcctgtctgacctcctctgtctccctgcccaggaccagcagctggactatttgccccgactccagcccctgcctgcctgcctgcctgcctgcctgcctgcctgcctgcctgcctgcctgcctgcctgcctgcctgcctgcctgcctgcctgcctgcctgcctgcctgcctgcctgcctgcctgcctgttatTTGACTATTGGATTCCAATAAAGCATCCTTTAactttacttctgcctcagcctctgtctctgcctctaagTCCCAAGACCTGGCCTTAACACAATGGACTTGATTGAGTTTCATCTCTGGAGTTCAAACCAAGCAGGAAGCTGTCCCggatgaaaattattataaaaagtCTGATCTGTGACGTTTGTACTGATGAGATGAAAGATTCATTTTCTTTACTATCTGTGACCACcgtgctcctctcctctgttgcAGAGGTGGAGTGCTGGGCTGACTTCAACAAGCGAGTGATTCCCATCATCATCGGGGCCACAGTGGTGGGCCTCCTCCTCATCGCTGCGCTGaccttcctcttcatcaaatAACTCTGAGAGACTCACCCCGTCTCAAAGAATGTTTAACACACAGTTTTTGTCACAAAAGGTTTTCAAAGTCGTCTCCTGAACCTGCGCCTGAatttgttaaatgtatttatttgactACTAATTTTAAGCttggaaaataaatacatttcattttctctttgtaaCTGGTGTGAACCtgaatttcagtttgttttaaatttcTCTTTAACTTCTGTGATGACTTTAGttcactgctgtttgtttacattttctgatttgctgtattttgaaaagttatttcaataaaaacagAGACTGAAAAGTAGTTATCCCCTCAGATGAATGCATACCAGGTGCCTGCTGGTCCTGGATCTGTTTACCTACTGCACAAAACTGTGAAATTAATAGTGTCCGTTTTACATTTGCTCTGGTTTGCCAAGTCTCTCTTCTtgtcaataaaatacaataaatggttaAGAGTGAAATTATTAactttaataattattaattattaactgTAATGACCTCCTGTAAGTGGATTATGTGACAGGGGAGAATAATACTACTAttacaaattatataaatacaatagtaacgatgtgttattattattattagtagtactGTTGTTATTTTAAGAAACGATTAAACacccaaaacaaatatatacaaataataaactattgttattcatatttaaagaaactactaaaaacatatatttataataaataataaacacctCAGCACCACCTGTATATCCTGTGAAACAACCCCTCTGCTGGCGGTATGAGCTCACTACAGCTTTCTCCCCACCTCCAATATCTGTGCTTCTCATTGGCTGTGGACGCTACGGAAGCCTGTAAAGACCACTCAAGGTAAAACAACTCTCGCGTGTCATTGACTTTTTTCCTGCGTGCTTCGGCTCTTTTGAAGCGTCAGATTTCCACGAGGCTTTAATCTGAGGATTcatcttttatttcactttcagcTGCTGCGGTGAATTCACGCGTCGCTTGTTTCCACGTCCGGCTGCTCGCTCTGCTAGCCCAAGCTAAGCTAGCagctagctagcaagctgctGGTAGCCATGGCTGCTGTTATCCTGAGTTTCCCCAGTCTGCAGAGTCTGAGGATCTTTACCCAGTgagtccatcacacacacacacacacacacacggacacacacggagacacactgacacactcacactgtcatgtctgatgtgttgttgtgatgcTCCTCCGTCCACCGCTGACACAATTAGCTCGTAATGCTAACCTGACCAAACGCTCTGTTGTAGCTCAGATTGTAAATAATATGCTTGTTGTCATTTGTAAACACAACCAGGGTAAAAACACGTGATTCCTCAACTTGACAACAACACGTCGATAAAGAGTTTCTCAGTTTCTGAACTCGTGTTGATGCAGACGAGACGTGAGCAAGGttaaacacaggtagcagctaGCAGGGTTAGCATCATGTAGCTTGGACTTcagctgtgtttgtttacatgagGTTTGTCTCTGCAGTGACTCAACCTGCTGTTTCCacactcactcattcattcatgtgtttCTCTTGTGTTCAGGAAGCTGTCATGGTCCCGGAGCGGCGTGAGGCTGGTGTCAGGAGGTGAGTTCCTGCTGCTCCCACTCTCTTACTGGTCCTGACCAGGTTCACTCAGGGTCAACGGTGGTCTGGTGTTGGACCAGAAGAAACCGCTCAGTGCAATACTTACATTAAAGAAAAGCAAGTTAGAAAGGGCTTTATGTCACaaaaagtaaaacacacaacTATACACATTCAGAGCTGCAGTGTGACAACCGTTATTGTGTATGTGATGCATCAACATAAGGACTCATAACTTACCACTGTATAAATTGATCACCAGAGTTCATTTTAAAGAGCATCAACATGTCGGTTGTTAAATCTTCTCCAGGAGTGCGGAGGATCGAGAAGGTGCTGATCGCCAACCGGGGAGAGATCGCGTGTCGTGTGATGCGCACGGCGAAGAAGATGGGCGTCCGCTCTGTGGCGGTGTACAGTGACGCAGACAGAGACTCCATGCACGTGGCCATGGTGAGAAGATTGATACCTGCATATAAATTGCATATGTTCAGGTTTCAGGCTCGTTTTCTTAACCCGCCCGGggataatgtttttgtttagctTGTACTGATCAGTTTTATCTCCCTTGGTTTGTTCTGTAGGCAGATGAAGCCTATCACATCGGTCCTCCGCCCTCCCAGCAGAGTTACCTCTCCATGGAGAAAGTTTTGGAAGTGGCCAAGAAGTCTGGGTCACATGTGAGTATCCTGCAAAAAGGAGACCTCTGTAAATATGTATAGACTCGGAATCATTATaacttcttttttaaatcttgtgtgtgtgtctgtgtgcaggcgGTCCACCCTGGATATGGCTTTCTATCAGAAAGCACAGAGTTTGCAGAggcatgtaaacaggaaggcaTCATCTTCATCGGCCCTCCTTCGTCTGCCATTCGAGACATGGGCATTAAGAGGTGACACACACTTCATATCTCAGGTTGTCTCTAAGTATTTAATCGTGTCATGCAGTTATTTGTAAGATTATAGATTATAGATTAAACTGCTTTTTGTCCATTCTCAGCACatcaaaacacatcatgtcagcTGCTGGAGTGCCAATCATTGGTGGTTACCATGGAGAGGACCAATCAAACGAGAGGCTCCAAGCGGAGGCTGTTCAGATCGGATACCCTGTGATGATTAAAGCCGtgcgtggaggaggagggaaggtaAGAGGACGGGATAAAAAACGATCATGGACAGTTTGTCATCACAATACAAGATAAAATGGCTCAAAAACATACATCTGATGAGGTAACatcattgtctgtgtgtctgtgtgtttgtgtgtctgtgtgtttgtgtagggaATGCGTATTGCACTCACAGACTCAGAATTCTTAGAGCAGCTGGAGTCTGCAAGACGAGAAGCCAGAAAGTCCTTCAACGATGACGTCATGCTGATTGAGAAGTTTGTAGAGGACCCCAGGtaacttgtacacacacacacacacaaacacacacacagactcacactcactAATTGCTAACCAGCCACTTCTCCCTCAGACACGTGGAGGTTCAGGTGTTCGGGGACACGCACGGTAACGCCGTCTATCTGTTTGAGAGAGACTGCAGCGTCCAGAGGAGACATCAGAAGATCATAGAGGAGGCACCGGGGGTGAGTCCATGTTTGAAAAGTTACTGGGAATGAAAACAACAGTTAGAAGGAACCAATGGTACTTGAGTTTTAAGTTAATCtaaaaacttaaaatgtaacCATTTTCTCCGGCAAATTTAAATTTCAGTTTGCAAGATCTTTCAAATCTGACTTGAGGTCAAGGTTCAATATTTGTTGAGCCAATTATCTCCTGGTTTTATTGTTGGCGATGTAAAGTGGATAAAGTAGGTTGTTGGAAATGTCTTTTATAATAGTTTATGTAAGTTATTCTAACTGTGAACAAGGACAAACAGCCTGTTACACCAACATTTGCTTCACACTTGTTTACTTAAACCCACTGATAAACATTCCTCAACTGTTCCGTGTTTACACAGTTTCACAGATTTCCTTATTCTTCCTTTCAGCCTGGGATTAGTCCGGAGGTTCGGAGAAAACTCGGAGAAGCAGCAGTCCGTGCAGCCAAAGCTGTGAACTATGTAggagcaggtgagacacacacctcctcacatTCCCTCAGACCCACAACACACGGTTACACTATATTTACACAacattttgtcttttctgtGGAGGTACGGTGGAGTTTATAATGGATGCCAATCATAACTTCTACTTCATGGAGATGAACACCAGGCTGCAGGTGGAACATCCCGTCTCTGAGATGATCACCGGAACCGACCTGGTGGAGTGGCAGCtcagggtgaggagggggggggggacacagacagaggaaactgaaaaactgaagaaaCTCACAGTGGTAAAGATGTAAACACTgattctgtgtgatgtcatcctgCAGGTGGCAGCAGGGGAGCGTCTGCCTCTCCTCCAGGATGACATCATCCTCGGGGGTCACTCATTCGAGGCGCGGATCTACGCCGAAGACCCAAACAACGACTTCCTCCCGGGGGCGGGGCCTCTGCTGCatctctccac
Coding sequences within:
- the mccc1 gene encoding methylcrotonoyl-CoA carboxylase subunit alpha, mitochondrial gives rise to the protein MAAVILSFPSLQSLRIFTQKLSWSRSGVRLVSGGVRRIEKVLIANRGEIACRVMRTAKKMGVRSVAVYSDADRDSMHVAMADEAYHIGPPPSQQSYLSMEKVLEVAKKSGSHAVHPGYGFLSESTEFAEACKQEGIIFIGPPSSAIRDMGIKSTSKHIMSAAGVPIIGGYHGEDQSNERLQAEAVQIGYPVMIKAVRGGGGKGMRIALTDSEFLEQLESARREARKSFNDDVMLIEKFVEDPRHVEVQVFGDTHGNAVYLFERDCSVQRRHQKIIEEAPGPGISPEVRRKLGEAAVRAAKAVNYVGAGTVEFIMDANHNFYFMEMNTRLQVEHPVSEMITGTDLVEWQLRVAAGERLPLLQDDIILGGHSFEARIYAEDPNNDFLPGAGPLLHLSTPPPDQHTRIETGVREGDEVSAHYDPMIAKLVVWGKDRPAALKKLRYCLRQYNIVGLNTNIEFLLSLSGHPEFEAGNVTTSFIPQHYADLFPAPRAPTGETICQAALGLVLQERKHTQEFTQTSTDPFSPFGSSSGWRSNIQFNRNMTLQVGDKKVDVVITYNKDGSYNMQIGEESYHVTGEVELEGGASFLHCSVNGEKSRPKLVILENTVHLFSTEGTSQVSVPVPKYLAGVSGSGAQGGAVAPMTGTIEKVLVKVGDTVAVGDALMVMNAMKMEHTIRAPKAGVIKKVFFIEGSQANRHAPLVEFEEEEEEEGGEEKEGSSQ